Proteins encoded in a region of the Vicia villosa cultivar HV-30 ecotype Madison, WI linkage group LG5, Vvil1.0, whole genome shotgun sequence genome:
- the LOC131607152 gene encoding uncharacterized protein LOC131607152, with amino-acid sequence MDESVFGIEFKSLITIDDLEEIFRHDQLGVSNMHSYIRLLYDRVLRGNPLSNRFRFVSSAHCSGMAIASEPESVRQRLVDRFMSTGNTESLHLWAYNTRPVGAHWLLLAINPIREVVYYLNSVNGEWTNYPAMKDIVDL; translated from the exons atggatgaaagtgtcttcggtattgaattcaagtcacttattacaattgatgacttggaggagatttttaggcatgatcaactaggcgtcagtaacatgcactcatacatccg gttgttgtatgacagagtgttgcgcgggaatccattgtctaacagattccgtttcgtgtcttccgcccattgcagcggaatggcaattgcttcggaaccggaatcagttagacagcgcttagtcgatagattcatgtccaccggcaatacagaaagtctgcatctttgggcgtataatacccgaccagtagg agcacactggttgctgcttgctatcaaccctataagggaagtcgtgtattatctgaattcggtaaatggtgaatggaccaattatccggctatgaaggacatcgttgatttgtaa